The Bacteroidales bacterium genome includes the window TCGCAGGAATGACAGGCAGAAGTGCATTTTTACAGCTCCTGTCATTCCGCACTTGATGCGGAATCTATTAACTTATTGACATTGACCTGCTGTTAGGCAGGGTTATTCATTAACAATTGAACAACTTAGCAAAGCGATTTCACAGCCTCCCGACCGTTGGTGCGGGACAGGTTGTCCATATGTTTTTCGGGAAACATAAAATAAATATTCTGTAAGTAATGAAACAATATAACAATTGAACAATATAGCAATTGAACAATTCTTGTTAAATGCAATTGTATCTTTATAAAAAGATTAAAATCGCAAGTTCTGATTATATGATAAATTTTACCATCTTTTAATTATTTTTGTAAAAAAAACATTTATGACTTTTTCAAAGCAGGTAAAATTAGGATTTAAAACTTATGGTAAAGCATTTCATTTTTTATTCAAAAAAAAGCTTTGGTGGTTTTTTATTTTTCCTTTAATATTTAATATCCTTTTATTCTATATTGGCTCGGTTTTTATTGATACTTTAATTGAAAATGTAAAAACTTATATTTATGGTATATTTGATTTCGGAGATGCTGATTTTTTCCTTTCAGGATTTTTAAAAAGTTTTATATCAGGGTTTTTGTGGTTGGTTTTTCATTTTTTATTCATTTTTATTTTTGCTTATTTTGGTGGTTATATTGTTCTTATATTTTTATCACCCGTATTTGCTTTTCTATCTGAAAAAACAGAAAAAATCAATACAGGAAACAACTATCCTTTTAACCTAAAACAATTTATTAAAGATATTATAAGAGGAATAATTATTGCATTAAGGAATTTATTTATTGAAATTGGTATAACAATAGGTTTGTTTATTGTTTGTTTAATACCCGTGATTGGATGGTTGATAGGAATTTTTTCACCTTTAATTATATTTTTTATATCATCATATTTTTATGGATTTTCATATTTAGATTATTCTTTAGAAAGAAAAAAATATAATGTAAAACAAAGTGTGAAAATAATGAGAAAATATAAATGGCTAAATATTACCAATGGTGCTATTTTCGCAGTTTTATTAATTATACCTTATATTGGAACTCTGTTGGCAAGTTTTGTAGCAATAGTTTCAGTTGTCGCGGCTTCTCTATCTATTGATGAAATAGCTGATGAAATAAAATGTTGATTATTAATAATGGCTATGATATAAAGGAATATGCACAAAATGGCTAAATATTATTTTGAGGTGATAGGTGAAAACATGTTATTTTATAGAATCCTGAAAGGATTCAAGGTATAAGCTCAGGGTAAAGTGAAACGAGCCCTGAGACTTTAAGTTAAAATCAAAGTAAGGACTGAAAGTCCGAAAGGTGATTAATTATAAAATTATGGCATAGAGTTGATGAAAAATATGTGTGGAATTAACAATTTTTTTGTGTATGAAGGTGTCACC containing:
- a CDS encoding EI24 domain-containing protein; the protein is MTFSKQVKLGFKTYGKAFHFLFKKKLWWFFIFPLIFNILLFYIGSVFIDTLIENVKTYIYGIFDFGDADFFLSGFLKSFISGFLWLVFHFLFIFIFAYFGGYIVLIFLSPVFAFLSEKTEKINTGNNYPFNLKQFIKDIIRGIIIALRNLFIEIGITIGLFIVCLIPVIGWLIGIFSPLIIFFISSYFYGFSYLDYSLERKKYNVKQSVKIMRKYKWLNITNGAIFAVLLIIPYIGTLLASFVAIVSVVAASLSIDEIADEIKC